A region of the Anaeromusa acidaminophila DSM 3853 genome:
GAAATTTTGCTCAGAAGCATGCAGGCGCGAATGGTGGGCTACTCATCCCGAGGATTCTCAAAAAAAAGAAACTGCTTTTTATGAAAAGTCCTGTGTATACTGTGGGCAGCAATTTACGGCATATGGAAATAAAAATAGAAGATATTGTCGTCATGAATGTTATGTTCATGATCGATTCTGGAGGGAGGAAGAAGGTAGAGAACCCTATGTAGGTCCCGAGAAAAGTGAGGAGGTATAGCATGAGTGAAATGACATGGCAATTGTTGCCGATAGAAGTTCTTTGCCCTGCGGCATATAATCCGCGCAAAAAGTTGAAAGCAGGAGATAAGGAATATGCGAAGATTAAAAATTCTATTTTGGAATTTGGCTATGTAGAGCCTATTATTGTGAATTATGATATGACGGTTATCGGTGGTCACCAACGCCTGACCGTACTGAAAGACCTTGGATACGAAAAAGTGCAGTGTGTGGTAGTCGATATTAAAGACGAGAATAAAGTCAAGGCGCTCAATATTGCGCTTAATAAAATTACAGGTGTTTGGAATGAAGAGCTTCTTGCTGACTTGATTGTGGATTTGCAGACTGCTAATTTTAATACGGACTTCACAGGATTTGAAGCGCCGGAAATTGAGCAACTTTTTTCAAAGGTCCACAACAAGGAAATCAAGGAAGACGATTTCGATGTGGACGTAGCTTTAAAGAAGCCGATTATTTCTCAAAAAGGCGACATATGGCTACTCGGCAAACATCGACTTATTTGCGGTGATGCTATTTTACCAGAGACGTATACAGCGCTTATGAATGGTAGTAAAGCTAATTTAGTCGTAACCGACCCACCATACAATGTTAACGTCGAGGAAACCGCCGGAAAAATTAAAAACGACAATATGCCGGATGCAGATTTTTATAAATTCTTATTTGCAGCATTCGTCAATATGGAGCAGAACATGGAGAACGACGCATCCATCTATGTGTTCCACGCAGATACCCAGGGGCTTAATTTCCGCAAATCATTTACCGATGCCGGTTTCTATCTTTCCGGCTGCTGCATTTGGAAGAAAAACGCACTGGTTCTTGGTCGGTCCCCGTACCAGTGGCAGCATGAGCCCTGTTTGTTTGGATGGAAGAGAGGCGGCAAGCACCAGTGGTACACCGACCGAAAGCAGACCACCATTTGGGAATATGACAGACCGAAGGCCTCAAAAGAGCATCCAACGATGAAGCCCGTGGCTTTGATGGCTTATCCCATTCAAAACTCCTGCATGAGCAATTGTATCGTGCTTGACCCCTTCCTTGGCAGCGGCTCCACGATGATCGCCTGTGAGCAGACGGGGCGTATCTGCTACGGCATTGAGTTGGATGAGAAGTTTGCTGATGTTATTGTTAACCGCTTTGTGGAACAGACCGGAAACAGTGAAAGTGTTTTTTTACTGCGTGATGGATCTCAAATCCCTTATGATAAGGTTCCACGCCCGGCAGCGGACACAACAGAAAATATAGAAATATGAGGTCTGGATTGTCTTGACTTATGTGCCTTTCAGAGTGATGTATGTAGTACCAAAAAATAAAGGAGGTTCAGCACATGATTATCAAGACAAATACGGATAACCGAAAAGCACTGGTCAAGGCAATCAGCGAGTTCACGGGCGAGGAGCAAAGCTACCTCGGCCTGCCAAGCTATGCATATCGAGTCGGCGAATTCATCATTGACCGCGACGGTGGGATAACCTGTGAAACCGATGATGGTTATAAGAAGTTGAAAGAGCATTTAATAGAACTTGGCTATCTTGAGTCTGAAGTTGAAGAATTGAATATCAGCATTCCCGCCGACGGAATGGATATGAACGCCCTTCGCAACCTGGTCTTTATGCTTCACAGCAAGCAATACCTTTTGAACCGGGTGGTGGGGCGCAACAGTTTTTCTGTCAGCGAGGACTTGATTAAAGCGCTTGAAACGAACCCGCCTGAAACTAAAGAAGCGTTACTCGCTCTCTGTGGGGCGGACAGCGGTGAAGCAACAATCCAGGACATGGCTTTTGACGAAGAGACGGTTACCTTCACATTTCCTTTTTCAGAAAAACCCGCCAAGAACAGAGCCTATGCGGAACTGGCGGCCTTCATGGTGGCACAGGCAAGGGAAGCAAAGCGGGTAAGCGCCAAGGAGCAGAAACCTGAAAACGAAAAATACTACCTTCGCAGTTGGCTTTTGCGTTTGGGGCTTTCGGGCGAAGGCGGCAAGGTTTCAAGAAAAGCTCTTCTTGCGGGCCTCAAGGGCCACACAGCCTTCAGAACTCCCGCTGATGAGGAGAAGCATAAAGCTCGTCTGCTTGCGGAAAAAGCGCGCATGAAGGAATAGGAGGCTTTAATAATGAAAGCACTTTTCGGAAGAAAAATGGTCGATATTGAAGAACTAAGGGATGCCACCATAAATGCTAAAAAAGAAGGATTTGTTGGATCGGCTTATAGGGTTACTAAAGAGGTCGCACTTAGTGACATCGATTTTAAAGAATTTACAAAGGACCTGCTTGAGGACCAGCCTTGGATTGATAAAGACGATGGCGGTTCAAATAAAAACGGCGAAATCAGGTGCATCAGGGTGCTTAACCTGCTGACAGGAGAGAGGGTTTTGGTAAACAGTGAAGGTTACAATTACTCGAGAAATACAGCAATAGAAGAATAAGAGAAGCAAACTGCATACAGTTTTCAGCCTGAAAAATAGTTGTGTTTATTCAAAAATAGTACTGGATATTATGTGCTTTTAGAGTGATATATAGTACTACCAAAAGGAAAGAAACACACATTTTGAAAGGGTGAAAACAGATGAAAACGCAGAAATTCGGGATTGAAATCGAAATGACAGGCATCACGAGAGAGCAAGCGGCCAAGGTTATAGCAGCCTACTTCCAAACAGGCGAAACCAATTACGTTGGCGGCACCTACCGCACCTACGAAGCCAAAGACTGCAAGGGCAGAGCATGGAAAGCCATGTACGACTCAAGCATTGTTGCCGAGAAGAAGGTCGGCGGTTCAATAACCTCCGCAGGAGATGAATACAAGACCGAGGTGGTCAGCCCCATCTTGACTTACGATGACATTGCGGATTTGCAGGAACTGGTCAGGCAGCTTCGGCACAAGGGCGCGATTGTGAACGCCTCCTGCGGAATACACGTTCATGTCGGGGCAGAGAGATTCACACCGCAGACCCTCCGCAATATCGTCAACATCATCGCAAGCAAGGAGGACATTCTTTACAAAGCCCTTCAGATAGACCCAAGACGCCTTCGTTACTGCAAAAAGACCAACGAGGAACTGCTTGAAACCATCAACCGCAGGAAGCCCCAGACAATGGCGCAGCTTGCGGACATCTGGTACGCAGAAGACCCTTATGGCAGAGACCGCCATTACAACAACACCCGCTATCACGGCTTGAACCTCCATGCCACCTTTACCAAAGGCACGGTCGAGTTCAGACTTTTCAACTCCACCACCCACGCAGGAGAGATTAGAGCCTACATACAGTTCTGCCTGGCAGTTTGCCACCAAGCCTTGACACAGAAGAAGGCTTCCGCAAGAAGAACGGTCACCGATAACGAAAAGTACGCCTTCAGATGCTGGATGCTCCGTTTGGGACTTATCGGGAGCGAGTTCAAGACTTGCAGACTGCACTTCCTCAAGCACCTTGAAGGCAACTCGGCTTGGAGACAGGTTGCTTGAAGGAATTAGCCACAGGCACACCAAGGGCGGCGCGACCGCCCTTTAGGCGGTGAAAGGGA
Encoded here:
- a CDS encoding site-specific DNA-methyltransferase, giving the protein MSEMTWQLLPIEVLCPAAYNPRKKLKAGDKEYAKIKNSILEFGYVEPIIVNYDMTVIGGHQRLTVLKDLGYEKVQCVVVDIKDENKVKALNIALNKITGVWNEELLADLIVDLQTANFNTDFTGFEAPEIEQLFSKVHNKEIKEDDFDVDVALKKPIISQKGDIWLLGKHRLICGDAILPETYTALMNGSKANLVVTDPPYNVNVEETAGKIKNDNMPDADFYKFLFAAFVNMEQNMENDASIYVFHADTQGLNFRKSFTDAGFYLSGCCIWKKNALVLGRSPYQWQHEPCLFGWKRGGKHQWYTDRKQTTIWEYDRPKASKEHPTMKPVALMAYPIQNSCMSNCIVLDPFLGSGSTMIACEQTGRICYGIELDEKFADVIVNRFVEQTGNSESVFLLRDGSQIPYDKVPRPAADTTENIEI
- a CDS encoding amidoligase family protein, translated to MKTQKFGIEIEMTGITREQAAKVIAAYFQTGETNYVGGTYRTYEAKDCKGRAWKAMYDSSIVAEKKVGGSITSAGDEYKTEVVSPILTYDDIADLQELVRQLRHKGAIVNASCGIHVHVGAERFTPQTLRNIVNIIASKEDILYKALQIDPRRLRYCKKTNEELLETINRRKPQTMAQLADIWYAEDPYGRDRHYNNTRYHGLNLHATFTKGTVEFRLFNSTTHAGEIRAYIQFCLAVCHQALTQKKASARRTVTDNEKYAFRCWMLRLGLIGSEFKTCRLHFLKHLEGNSAWRQVA